The Bradyrhizobium sp. CCBAU 051011 DNA segment AACTGGCGCAGGCCTGTTTCGACTTCCTGCCGACCCGGGCCAAGCTCGATCTCGGCGGCTGGGAAGCCGAGGACATCTTCGCGCATTCGTGACCGAGACCATTTGAAGCGCCGCGGAGCCCGCTTCCGCCCCGTTTCGGTCACACTGATCGCGAGTGTCCGGGCTGCATAATCCCGCGATTGCGGGTAGAATGACGCTTTCTTGGGCGTCTTAGCGTCCCTTGGAGCCGCGGTGAACTCGATACAGAATCCAGCCTATGCCACCGGAATGGAGGCCCGCTTTGCGGCGGCCGCCCGCCATAGCCGGATGGTGCGGATGCTGCGGGTTGCGGTTCCCACGGCCGTGGCGCTGGCAATGGCCGTCGTCATCTACATCGCCATCTTCAACCCGTTCAAGATTACGGAGCTGGCGAAGCTGCCCGTCGACATCAGCAATCTCGTGGTGTCAGGCACCAAGATCACGATGGAAACGCCGCACCTCGCCGGCTTCTCCACCGATCAGCGCCCTTACGAATTGTGGGCCAAGGCGGCGGTCCAGGATCTGGCCAACCCCGACCACGTCGAGCTCAGGACGTTGCGGGCCAAGGTCATGATGGAGGACAAGAGCACGGTGACGATGGACGCCCGCACCGGATTTTTCGACAGCAAGCAGCAGATGCTGGACCTGCGCAAGGATATCTTCCTGCAATCCTCCACCGGCTATGAGGCGAAGCTGTCGCAGGCCTATGTCGATATCAACAAGGGTTCGGTGACGTCGGACGAGCATGTCGACGTCAAATTGCTGAACGGGACGCTCACCGCTGATCGGCTGAGGATCATCAACAGCGGCGAGGTCGTGCGTTTCGAAGGCAATGTCGTGATGAACCTGATCATGGAAAGCCCTCCGGCGCCTGAGCCCGAACCGGAGCCTGCGCCGCCGCCCAAGACGCGGTCCGTTACCGGCAAGTCGGCCAACACGAAATGAAATTTATGATGCAGTTGTTCTCGCGCAGTTTTGCGGCAGCCGCGCTTGCGCTCGCCTTGACCGCCTCCGGTAACGTCTTCGCGCAAGGCGCGATGTCAGGCGTGCCGAATGCGATGCAGGGCTTTTCGCAAAACCGCGATCAGCCGATTCAGATCGAGGCGGCCTCGCTCGAGATGCGCGACAAGAAAAAGGAGGCGACCTTCGCCGGCAACGTGAAGGTCGTGCAGGGCGACACCACCATGACCTCGAAGTCGCTGGTGGTGTTTTACGATTCCGGCTCGGATCAGGCCGCGCCGCAACCCGCCGCACCGAAGGGATCGAAATCCGGATCGATGCAGTCTGCGACTCCCGGACCCGGCGGCAGCTCGTCGATCCGCCGGCTGGAAGCCAAGGGCTCCGTCGTGGTGACGCAGAAGGATCAGGTCGTGACCGGCGAGACCGCGATCTTCGACACCCGGGCCAACCTCATCACCATGGTGGGTGGCGTGGTGCTGACCCAGTGCAAGAACGTGCTCCGCGGCGACCGCCTCAAGGTCGACATGACCACCGGCGTGTCGCGGGTCGAATCCGACAGCGGCAAAGTGCAGGGCATGTTCATCCAGGGTGAGAATTGCGGGTCCGGCTCAGGTGGGGCGAAGCAGGCGCCGGTTGCCATACCGTCGCTGATCCCCGGTAAAAAATAAGATAGATCAGTGCTTTAAAGATTCTTATGGGCGCGGATGGTTGAAGCTTGAGGTGCGAGCCTGTATCTACTGGCAGGGCGCACGGGGGGGTGTTTCGCTGGGCAGGGGACATCCATTCATTCATGGTTCGCGGGCGTAGCGATTCGCCGGCGGGCGCGTCGCGGTATCACCGTGAAAGGCTTAAGCGAAGCGGAATGGTGGATTTACTCGGCATGTTCCGTCGACGCCCCGCGAAACGCGGCGCACCTGGCTTTGCGCGCTCGCGCGAGGACATCACGGCGCTCGGCGATTCCTTCGGTGACATGATGACGAGCCCGGTGCGCGATGCGCCGCCGATGGCGCGTGCCGCCTCACTGCCCGGGCTGGACTTGCCGCAGTCCGAGCCCGACGTCGAACCGCCGCGCGAAGAGCGGCCACGTTCGCGGGCTCAGGCGCCGCGGCCCAAGTCCAACGTCAAGGCCAATGGCGGCGAAGCGCCACGCCTGATCAAGCGGCCCGGTTTTCTTGCGGTGCATAGCGTGGAAAAGAGTTTCGGCACGCGCCAGGTCGTGCGCGGCGTCAGCATCTATGTCCGCCGCGGCGAGGCGGTCGGCCTGCTCGGTCCGAACGGCGCCGGCAAGACCACGGTGTTCTACATGATCACCGGCCTGATCAAGGCGGACCGCGGCGCCATCGAACTCGATGGCCACGACGTGACGAAACTGCCGATGTATCAGCGCGCGCGGCTCGGCATCGGTTACCTGCCGCAGGAAGCCTCGATCTTCCGCGGCCTGACCGTGGAGCAGAACATCCGCGCCGTGCTTGAGGTTGTCGAACCCAACCGCAAGAAGCGCGAGGCCGAACTCAACTCGCTGCTCGATGAGTTCAACATCACCCGCTTGCGGAAATCGCCTTCGATCGCGCTGTCCGGCGGCGAGCGGCGCCGCGTCGAAATTGCACGCGCACTGGCGACGCGTCCGAACTACATGCTGCTCGACGAGCCCTTTGCCGGCATCGATCCGATCGCGGTCGGCGACATTCAGGACCTGGTCCGCCACCTCACCAACCGCGGCATCGGCGTCCTGATCACCGACCACAATGTGCGCGAAACGCTCGGCCTGACCGACCGCGCCTATATCGTCTATGCCGGGCAGATCCTGACCGAGGGCAGCCCGGAAGAGATCGTCAACGATCCGGATGTACGCCGCCTTTACCTTGGCGAGGAATTCCGGCTGTAGTGCGTGCGCCTTGCGAATGCGCGGACGGTTTGGCGTTAAGATATTGCGCTTATTCAGAAAACCGCGGAGTATCCCGGCCCGAAATCGGCTTTCGCCGTTGCCGATCGCGCCATAGCCCGTTTTTTGCATCCGTCAAGACGTGTACAAGGGCTTTAGACTAATATAAGCAAGAATCGGACCAACTTTTAGTGGATCGGTTCTTGACCTCATGGCGCTGACGCAGAGATTAGAGTTCCGCCAGTCGCAGTCGCTGGTGATGACGCCGCAATTGATGCAGGCGATCAAGCTGCTGCAATTGTCGAATCTCGACCTGTCGGCCTTCGTCGAGGAGGAGCTGGAACGTAATCCGCTGCTGGATCGCGCCAGCGACGGCCCCGAACCCCCGGTTGCGGGCGAACCGGCCGCCGAGGGGGCCGAGTTCTCCGATCCCGGCAGCTATGGCGAGGATGGCGGCGGCGATGCCTCCGATATGGGCACCAGCCCGGGGAGCGAGGCCTTCGAGCCCGGCCAGGAGGACTGGTTGAACAGCGACCTCGGCAGCCGCACCGAGATCGAGCAGACCCTCGACACCCCCCTCGACAATGTCTTTTCCGAGGAGCCCGCGGAAGCCGCCGCGCGCGCCGCGCAGGATGCAGCACCCACCGCCTACACCGAATGGGGCGGCGGCGCCTCCAACGACGACGACTACAATCTGGAAGCCTTCGTTGCCGCCGAGGTGACACTCGGCAGCCACCTCGCCGAACAGCTCGCGGTTGCGTTCTCTGCGCCGGCGCAGCGCATGATCGGACAATATCTGATCGACCTTGTCGACGATGCGGGCTACCTGCCGCCGGATCTTGGGCAGGCGACCGAACGCCTCGGCGCCTCGCAGGCCGACGTCGATGCCGTGCTCTCCGTACTGCAGAAGTTCGATCCGCCCGGCGTCTGCGCGCGGAATTTGAGCGAGTGTCTTGCGATCCAGCTCCGCGAACTCAACCGCTACGACCCTGCGATGCAGGCGCTGGTGGAAAATCTCGACCTGCTCGCGCGGCGCGACATTGCCGCTTTACGCAAATTGTGCGGCGTCGACGATGAAGACATCACCGACATGATCGGCGAGATCCGGCGTCTCGATCCGAAGCCCGGCCTCAAATTCGGCTCGGCACGGACGCAGACCATGGTGCCCGACGTCTATGTGCGGCCGGGCCCGGACGGCGGATGGCATGTCGAGCTCAACAGCGACACCTTGCCGCGCGTGCTGGTCAATCAGGTCTATTACACCGAGCTGTCGAAGACGATCCGCAAGGACGGCGACAAATCCTACTTCAGCGACTGCCTGCAGAACGCGACCTGGCTGGTCCGCGCGCTCGATCAGCGCGCCCGCACCATTCTGAAGGTCGCCACCGAAATCGTCCGCCAGCAGGATGGCTTCTTCACCCATGGCGTCGCGCATCTGCGGCCGCTGAATCTGAAAGCAGTGGCGGACGCGATCCAGATGCACGAATCGACGGTCTCGCGAGTGACCGCCAACAAATATATGGCGACCAATCGCGGCAGCTTCGAACTGAAATATTTCTTCACCGCCTCGATAGCGTCGGCCGATGGCGGCGAGGCGCATTCGGCGGAGGCGGTCCGTCACCACATCAAGCAATTGATCGACGCGGAAGCCCCGAGCGCGATCCTCTCCGACGACACGATCGTGGAACGATTGCGTGAATCCGGCATTGATATTGCCCGCCGCACGGTCGCGAAATACCGCGAGGCCATGCGTATTCCTTCCTCGGTCCAGCGCCGCCGTGACAAACAGAGCATGCTCGGTAACGCACTTTCCGCTCCCGCCACCTCCTCCGACCGGTCCCGCGACACGGCCCCAGCCTGATTGCGTTCGCGTCAGATCGCGATAGTCTCAGTTCCCCCAAGCCGGCCCGGGAAGACCAGAATAGTCGAGCCATCAAGCGAGGCATCAAATGACCCTTCGAATCTCCGGCAAAAGCATCAGCGTCGGCGAGGCGCTTCGTTCGCGCGTCAGCGAGCGCACCGATGAGGTTTTGAGGAAATATTTCGACGGCAACTATTCCGGCCACATCACGCTGAGCAAGGATGGCTTCGGCTTCCGCACCGATTGCGCGCTGCACCTTGATTCGGGGATTACGCTGGAGGCCGATTCCAACGCCACCGACGCCTATGCCAGCGCCGACCAGGCGCTGTTGATGATCGAGAAGCGCCTGCGCCGCTACAAGAGCCGGCTCAAGGACCGCTCGGCCCGCAAGGCCTATGCGGCCTCCGCGGCGCTGGCGGAGATCGACACCCCGTCGCTGGACGCGCCAAGCTATGTGATCGAGGCGCCGGCCGAAGGCGACGAGGAGGTCACCTCCTACAGCCCCGTCATCATTGCCGAGGCGACCACGTCGCTGAAACGGCTTTCGGTCAGCGAGGCGGTCATGGAACTCGACTTGACCGGGGCCTCCTGCATCGTATTCCAGCACGGGTCCAGCGGCCGGGTGAACATCATTTACCGCCGGACGGACGGCAATGTCGGCTGGGTCGACCCCCCGGCGGTTACCCCATGACATATATGGCGAGCCGCATTGACGCCCCGGGCCACCCTCCCTATGGTCCGCCGCCCCTAACGATGGCAGTGCAGGAACCCGCATCCGGGAGTTGGCACCGGCCAAGCGTTGGAGTAGAAGCCCAGCAAATCGGGACCCGGACTAACCCCGCCTCCCGTCTCATCTTCTTGACGCCCCGGTTCTAGAACCTATCTCGCAACCTGACGGTTAATTCACCTCGGAACGCCCCATGACGATTACCGATCTGGTCGCACCCGAGGCGATTCTCCCCGCGTTGAAGGTCATCAGCAAGAAGCAGGCGCTGCAGGAACTCGCGGCGCGCGCTTCTGCCCTGACCGGCCAGAACGAACGCTCGGTGTTCGAGGTGCTGTTGCAGCGGGAGAAGCTCGGCACCACCGCCGTCGGCTACGGCGTCGCCATTCCGCACGGCAAACTGCCGAAACTGGAAAAGCTGTTCGGGCTGTTCGCCCGGCTCGAGCGCCCGATCGATTTTGAGGCGATGGACGGCCAGCCGGTCGACCTGATCTTCCTGCTGCTGGCCCCGGAAGGCGCGGGCGCCGATCATCTGAAGGCGCTGGCGCGAATCGCCCGCCTGCTGCGTGACGTTGACGTCGCCAAGAAGCTGCGCGCCTCGCGCGACGCCCAGGCGATCTATTCAGTGCTGGCACTGCCGCCAGCGAGCGCGGCCTAGTTCCCTCCTGGGGGACGATTCCCCTCTTGGTAGAGAACGGGTTAAACGCAATTTTAAGCTAAATAGCGGTTATTTCGGGTGCTGGGATTTTCCATTTTGCCCGGAGTACATTGCCATGACGCTGCGGCTGACGATTTCGCGCGCGATATTGATTTTCGGATTGGTTACCGCCTTGGGTCTCGGTGCCGTAATTGCCACCAGTGTTTACGGGCTGTCACAGCTCAAGGTCGGTGGCCCGCTCTACAACCAGATCAAGCTCGGCAACGATCTCATTGCCGATATCCTGCCGCCGCCGGAATATGTCATCGAAGCCTATCTCGAGGCGACCCTCGTGCTGCACGATCCGGCGAAGCTTGCGGCACATCGTGACCGGCTTGCGCAGCTCAAGAAGGAATACGACGAGCGGCGCGATTTCTGGGTCAAATCCGATCTTGACCCCGTGTTGAAGACGAAGCTGGTCGACAAATCCGACGGCGAAGTGAAACGCTTCTGGACCGCGATCCAGGAGGGCCTGTTGCCCGCGCTCGCCAAAGGCGACAGCGCTGCGGCTGCGAAATCCTATGCCGAGATCACGGCGCGTTACACCGCGCACCGCGCCATCATCGACGATATCGTCAAGCAGACCAACGACCAGAATGCGGCGACCGAAGTCGCGGCGACGGAGCGCGTCAGCACCTTCACGTGGGTGCTGTGGGGCGTCTCTGCCGTGGTGTTCCTTATCATCGGCGCCGGCATTTTCGGCGTGGCCTTCGGCGTCATTCGTCCGATCGCGCAAATGACTTCGGTCATGAAAGGCCTTGCCGGCGGCGATCTCGCTGTCTCGGTCCCGGCGCTCAGCCGCGATGACGAAGTGGGTGCGATGGCACGCGCGGTTCAGGTGTTCAGGGACAACGCGCTGCGCGTTCAGTCGATGGAATCGGAGCAGGTGAACCTGAAACAGAAGGCGGAAGGCGACCGCAAGGCCGCGATGCAGCAGATGGCTGACGGATTCGATGCTGCGATCGGAAAAATCATCCAGACCGTATCGACCGCCTCATCCGAACTCGAATCGTCGGCCGGACAACTGACCAAGACCGCCGAAGTGACCCAGGTGCTTTCGGCAACCGTTGCCTCCGCATCGGAGCAATCCTCGGCCAACGCGCAATCCGCCGCAGCCGCCGCGGAAGAGATGGCGTCATCGGTGTCGGAGATCAGCCGCCGGGTGCAGGACTCGCACAAGATATCGTGCGAGGCGGTCAGCCAGGTCGAGCAGACCAATGCGCGCATCGCCGATCTCGCCCAATCCGCCAGCCGGATCGGCGAAGTGGTCAAGATGATCAGCGCGGTCGCGGAGCAGACCAATCTGTTGGCGCTGAACGCCACGATCGAGGCGGCGCGGGCCGGCGAGGCGGGACGCGGATTTGCGGTTGTCGCCTCCGAGGTCAAGGCGCTGGCCGCGCAGACGGCGAAAGCGACCGAGGAGATCAGCGAGCAGATCGGCCAGATGCAGTCGGCGACCAATCAGTCGGTGTCGGCGATCCAGGAAATCGGCGGCACGATCGGCCGCATCGCGGAAATCTCGCAGGCGATCGCAGCAGCCGTGGAAGAGCAGGGCGCCACGACGCAGGAAATCTCGCGCAACGTGCAACAGGCGGCGCAGGGTGCCACCCAGGTCGCGGGCAGCATCACCGACGTCAACCGCGGCGCGACCGACACCGGCGCTGCCTCGACGCATGTGCACGGGCTGGCCCGCTCGCTGCTCGCACAGAGCAACCATCTCAAGGGCGAGGTGGAGAAATTCCTCTCCACCGTTCGCGCGGCGTAAGAGACGCAAAAATACCAAAAAATACGCGGGCCGGTCCTGGAGGACGCGCCCGCGTATGATGAACTTTCTTTCGTTGCGGCCTCAATCGGCCATCACGGCAGCGCTTCTTGGCGGCCGCCGCGCGACTGAAGCAGCACGTGCTGCTTCAGCGACAGCGGCAAACGCCGCGTCAATGCACGCTAACGGCCTGAAGCTCGTTGCTCCATGCGTTGGCGATCGCAGCTTCCCGGCTGTCGGTCAGCATGATCGGGGTGCCGTCGGCGGCATGCAGCGCGAACAGTTTCAGCCCTGGCGCGATTTTCGGCGCCTGCGGAAACAGTCCCGGCACATCCTCGGAACGGACTTGTTTCACGTAGGCGATGTGGCCTTCACCTAGATGGGCCAGCGCTTCAACGGAAACCTTTTCGGATTCGAAGGTCACACTCACGTCACTCATGGTCTCGACTCCTTCTGGGTCTAAGCGGTCGAGTCCGCTACTTGTTCCATTATTCGTGCTCATTGATAGCTATTGTCTTAACGACCCTTTCAGGCTCCGGCCTGGCAAGATCGATCGACAGCAGCCCGTTCTTCAGATCCGCGCCCAGCACCAGCATCCCCTCCGCCAGCACGAAGGTACGCTGGAAGTGGCGCGCGGCGATGCCGCGATGGATGTATTGCCGGGCCTTGTCGTCCTGCTGGCGGCCCCGGATCACGAGCTGGTTTTCCTCAGTGGTCACATCGAGTTGGTCGCGGGTAAAACCCGCCACCGCCAGCGTGATGCGCAACCGTTCGGGCTGGCCGTTGGCGCGGTCGCACCGCTCGATGTTGTAGGGAGGATAACCGTCGGCGCCTTTGACGACGCGATCGAGCGCACGCTCAATTTCGTCGAACCCAAGCAGGAACGGACTGGATAACGAAGGAACACGAGACATCACAAAGTCCTCTCGAAGCGACTTTGAGGGGCCCTTTCGGCGCCCCATTCAACCGGCCGGCCGACTTGCCGTCCGGTCAAGGAACAATATGGGGGTGATTTGGGGACGGTTCAAGCACCTCTGAAAGCTGCGTAAATCGGCCGCGGCGGGTGTTTTCGGCGGTCATTCCGGGGCGGCGCGAAGCGTCGAACCCGGAATCTCGAGATTCCGGGTCTGGTCCTTCGGACCATCCCGGAATGACGGGGTCAGTCGCCAACTCGCTTCCGTCCATCGGCGGTAAAGAGATGCAGCTTGTCGCTAGCTGCCACCGCCCTGATTCGCTCGCCGATGGCGGGGCCGACGGCGCCGGGAATCCGCACGATGATTTCGCCCGGCGGCAGTTCGCCCGGGGTGGCGGCGACGCCCTGCTCCTCCTTCTGCCTTGTGCCGTAGACGAAGGTTTCGGCGCCGACGCGCTCGATCGCTTCCACGGTGAGGCCGAGCGCGACGCCGCCGGTTACCGTCTCGTTCGTGATGACGAAATCCTCGGACCGGATGCCCAAGATGCCGGCGTCACCAATGCGGGCATCATTGGCCAGTTGCGATTTCAGTTCGTCCGAGCGCAGCGGCATCAGATTCATCGGCGGGGCGCCGATGAAGGAGGCGACGAAGGTGGTCGCCGGCTTCTGGTAGATCTCCAGCGGATTGCCGATCTGCTCGACCTGGCCGCCATTCATGACCACGAGGATATCGGCCAGCGTCATCGCCTCGAGCTGGTCGTGGGTGACGTAGATCGAGGTCGTCGAAAGGCGGCGCTGCAATTTGCGGATTTCGACCCGCATCGCGATACGCAGCTTGGCGTCGAGGTTAGACAGCGGCTCGTCGAACAGAAACACTTTCGGCTGCCGCACGATGGCGCGGCCCATCGCCACGCGCTGGCGCTGGCCGCCGGACAATTGCCGCGGCTTGCGGTCGAGCATTGCCGAAAGTTCGAGGATGCGGGCGGCTTCCGTGACGCGCGTCTTGATCTCGCCCTCGGGCATGCGGCGGTTGCGCAGACCGTAGGCCATGTTGTTGTAGACGCTCATATGCGGATAGAGCGCGTAGTTCTGGAACACCATCGCGATGTCGCGGTCGGCCGGCTCGATCTGGTTGACGACGCGCCCGCCGATATCGATCTCGCCGCCGGTGATGGTCTCCAGCCCCGCCACCATGCGCAAGAGCGTGGACTTGCCGCAGCCGGAAGGGCCGACCAGCACGCAGAACTGGCCGTCGCCGACCTCGAAATCGATGCCCTTGATGGCCTCGAAGCCACCAAGATAGGTTTTGCGGACGTTGCGAAGCGTGACGTTGGCCATGACTACCTTACTTCTCCGTCTGGACCAGGCCGCGCACGAACAGCCGCTGCATGAATATGACCACCGCGACCGGCGGCAGCATGGCAAGGACCGTCGTCGCCATCGCGAGCTGCCATTCGGCAAGCTCATCGGTGGTCACAAGCATCTTCTTGATGCCGATCACGATGGTCTGCATCGAATCCTGCGTGGTGATCAGAAGCGGCCAGAGATATTGATTCCAGCCATAGATGAACTGGATCACGAACAGTGCCGCCATGGTCGTGACCGACAACGGCAGCAGCGTATCCCAGAAGAAGCGGAACGGGCCGGCGCCGTCGATCCGCGAAGCTTCCAGCAGTTCATCGGGCACGGTCATGAAGAATTGCCGGAACAGCAGCGTGCCGGTGGCGGACGCGATCAGCGGCAGGATCAGCCCGGCATAGGTGTCGAGCATGCGGAGATCAGCGACCACCTTGTAGGTTGGATATATACGAACTTCCACCGGCAGCATCAGCGTGATGAAGATAATCCAGAACGCTGTCTTGCGGAAGGGAAAGCGGAAGTAGACCACCGCGTAAGCCGACAGGATCGAGATAAAAATCTTGCCGACGGCAATGCCGATCGCCGAGACAAAGGAATTGATCAGCATGTTGGCGACCGGCTCGCGGCTAGTGCGCGAGCCGCCGACAAAGATGGCTCGGTAGTAGTTTTCCAGCGTTTGGCTGCCGGGCGTTGCCGGCATATGGCCGCCGACCACGGTCGCGGCGTCATGGGTCGAGGCGATCAGCGCGAGATAGACCGGGAAGGCGACGATAAGCACGCCCAGCGTCAGGATGGCGTAGGCGATGAAATCACTCAGGGGACGGTGCTCGACCATCAGTACTGCACCTTGCGTTCGACATAGCGGAACTGGACCGCGGTCAGCGCGATCACGATGACCATCAGCACGACCGATTGCGCGGCCGAGCCGCCGAGGTCGCCGCCGAGACGGCCATCGGCGTAGACCTTGTAGACCATGGTGGTGGTGGCGCCGGCAGGTCCGCCGCCGGTGACGGCGTCGATGATGCCGAACGTGTCGAAGAAGACATAGACGATGTTGACCACCAGCAGGAAGAACGTCGTCGGCGACAGCAGCGGGAAGACGATGGTCCAGAAGCGGCGCATCGGACGGGCGCCGTCGATGGCGCCGGCCTCGATCACGCTCCTCGGGATCGCCTGCAGGCCGGCCAGGAAGAACAGAAAATTGTAGGAGATCTGCTTCCACACCGACGCCATCACCACCAGGGTCATGGCGTGGTTGCCGTTGAGCAGCGGATTCCAGTCAATGCCCATGCCGCGCAGCGGGCGGGAGAGCATGCCGAGCGAGGGCTGGAACATGAAGAACCAGAGCACGCCGGCCACCGCCGGCGCCACCGCATAGGGCCAGATCATCAGCGTCTTGTAAGGGCCGCCCGCCTTGAGATTCTTGTCGGCTTGCGTCGCGAACAGCAGCGCGATGGACAACGAGAGTGCGGCGACCAGCGTCGAGAAGATCACCGTCGTCAGCATCGCCTTGTAGTATTCCGGCTGAGCGAACAGCGCCTGATAGTTTTCCAGCCCGACGAACTCGGAGACGAGGCCGAACGCGTCCTCGCGCAGGAAGGATTGCCAGATCGCCTGGCTTGCGGGCCAATAGAAGAAGACAACCGTGATGACGAGCTGCGGTAGCAGCAGCAGATAAGGCAGCAGGCGGTTGTTGAAGACGGTGGACTTTTCCATTCAGGCGTCGCGGTCTGCCGGGTGATGCAAGCGCCCCTCCCGGGTCACGGGAGGGAGCGCCGGTAGTGAGCCTTCAGATCGCTTACTTTGCAGTCTTCTCGAAGGTACGCAACATTGCGTTGCCGCGAGAGACGGCCGCGTCGAGCGCTTCCTTGGCGGTCTTCTTGCCGTCGAGGGCTGCCTCGATCTCCTCGGCCCAGAGGTCGCGCATCTGCACCATGTTGCCGAAGCGCAGACCGCGGGAATTCTCGGTCGGCTCCTTGTTGGTGAGCTCCTTCAACGGGGTCTGCAGGACCGGGTTCTTCTCATAGAAGCCTTCCTTGATCGACTTCTCGTAGGCCGCCTTGGTGATCGGCAGGTAGCCGGACTCCTGGTGCAGCTTGGCCTGGCGGCCGGTGTCCGACAGGAAGGTGAAGAACT contains these protein-coding regions:
- a CDS encoding LptA/OstA family protein, with product MMQLFSRSFAAAALALALTASGNVFAQGAMSGVPNAMQGFSQNRDQPIQIEAASLEMRDKKKEATFAGNVKVVQGDTTMTSKSLVVFYDSGSDQAAPQPAAPKGSKSGSMQSATPGPGGSSSIRRLEAKGSVVVTQKDQVVTGETAIFDTRANLITMVGGVVLTQCKNVLRGDRLKVDMTTGVSRVESDSGKVQGMFIQGENCGSGSGGAKQAPVAIPSLIPGKK
- a CDS encoding DUF1150 domain-containing protein; amino-acid sequence: MSDVSVTFESEKVSVEALAHLGEGHIAYVKQVRSEDVPGLFPQAPKIAPGLKLFALHAADGTPIMLTDSREAAIANAWSNELQAVSVH
- a CDS encoding Hsp20 family protein; protein product: MSRVPSLSSPFLLGFDEIERALDRVVKGADGYPPYNIERCDRANGQPERLRITLAVAGFTRDQLDVTTEENQLVIRGRQQDDKARQYIHRGIAARHFQRTFVLAEGMLVLGADLKNGLLSIDLARPEPERVVKTIAINEHE
- the ptsN gene encoding PTS IIA-like nitrogen regulatory protein PtsN, translating into MTITDLVAPEAILPALKVISKKQALQELAARASALTGQNERSVFEVLLQREKLGTTAVGYGVAIPHGKLPKLEKLFGLFARLERPIDFEAMDGQPVDLIFLLLAPEGAGADHLKALARIARLLRDVDVAKKLRASRDAQAIYSVLALPPASAA
- the rpoN gene encoding RNA polymerase factor sigma-54: MALTQRLEFRQSQSLVMTPQLMQAIKLLQLSNLDLSAFVEEELERNPLLDRASDGPEPPVAGEPAAEGAEFSDPGSYGEDGGGDASDMGTSPGSEAFEPGQEDWLNSDLGSRTEIEQTLDTPLDNVFSEEPAEAAARAAQDAAPTAYTEWGGGASNDDDYNLEAFVAAEVTLGSHLAEQLAVAFSAPAQRMIGQYLIDLVDDAGYLPPDLGQATERLGASQADVDAVLSVLQKFDPPGVCARNLSECLAIQLRELNRYDPAMQALVENLDLLARRDIAALRKLCGVDDEDITDMIGEIRRLDPKPGLKFGSARTQTMVPDVYVRPGPDGGWHVELNSDTLPRVLVNQVYYTELSKTIRKDGDKSYFSDCLQNATWLVRALDQRARTILKVATEIVRQQDGFFTHGVAHLRPLNLKAVADAIQMHESTVSRVTANKYMATNRGSFELKYFFTASIASADGGEAHSAEAVRHHIKQLIDAEAPSAILSDDTIVERLRESGIDIARRTVAKYREAMRIPSSVQRRRDKQSMLGNALSAPATSSDRSRDTAPA
- a CDS encoding sn-glycerol-3-phosphate import ATP-binding protein UgpC; its protein translation is MANVTLRNVRKTYLGGFEAIKGIDFEVGDGQFCVLVGPSGCGKSTLLRMVAGLETITGGEIDIGGRVVNQIEPADRDIAMVFQNYALYPHMSVYNNMAYGLRNRRMPEGEIKTRVTEAARILELSAMLDRKPRQLSGGQRQRVAMGRAIVRQPKVFLFDEPLSNLDAKLRIAMRVEIRKLQRRLSTTSIYVTHDQLEAMTLADILVVMNGGQVEQIGNPLEIYQKPATTFVASFIGAPPMNLMPLRSDELKSQLANDARIGDAGILGIRSEDFVITNETVTGGVALGLTVEAIERVGAETFVYGTRQKEEQGVAATPGELPPGEIIVRIPGAVGPAIGERIRAVAASDKLHLFTADGRKRVGD
- the lptB gene encoding LPS export ABC transporter ATP-binding protein, which translates into the protein MVDLLGMFRRRPAKRGAPGFARSREDITALGDSFGDMMTSPVRDAPPMARAASLPGLDLPQSEPDVEPPREERPRSRAQAPRPKSNVKANGGEAPRLIKRPGFLAVHSVEKSFGTRQVVRGVSIYVRRGEAVGLLGPNGAGKTTVFYMITGLIKADRGAIELDGHDVTKLPMYQRARLGIGYLPQEASIFRGLTVEQNIRAVLEVVEPNRKKREAELNSLLDEFNITRLRKSPSIALSGGERRRVEIARALATRPNYMLLDEPFAGIDPIAVGDIQDLVRHLTNRGIGVLITDHNVRETLGLTDRAYIVYAGQILTEGSPEEIVNDPDVRRLYLGEEFRL
- the lptC gene encoding LPS export ABC transporter periplasmic protein LptC encodes the protein MNSIQNPAYATGMEARFAAAARHSRMVRMLRVAVPTAVALAMAVVIYIAIFNPFKITELAKLPVDISNLVVSGTKITMETPHLAGFSTDQRPYELWAKAAVQDLANPDHVELRTLRAKVMMEDKSTVTMDARTGFFDSKQQMLDLRKDIFLQSSTGYEAKLSQAYVDINKGSVTSDEHVDVKLLNGTLTADRLRIINSGEVVRFEGNVVMNLIMESPPAPEPEPEPAPPPKTRSVTGKSANTK
- a CDS encoding methyl-accepting chemotaxis protein, giving the protein MTLRLTISRAILIFGLVTALGLGAVIATSVYGLSQLKVGGPLYNQIKLGNDLIADILPPPEYVIEAYLEATLVLHDPAKLAAHRDRLAQLKKEYDERRDFWVKSDLDPVLKTKLVDKSDGEVKRFWTAIQEGLLPALAKGDSAAAAKSYAEITARYTAHRAIIDDIVKQTNDQNAATEVAATERVSTFTWVLWGVSAVVFLIIGAGIFGVAFGVIRPIAQMTSVMKGLAGGDLAVSVPALSRDDEVGAMARAVQVFRDNALRVQSMESEQVNLKQKAEGDRKAAMQQMADGFDAAIGKIIQTVSTASSELESSAGQLTKTAEVTQVLSATVASASEQSSANAQSAAAAAEEMASSVSEISRRVQDSHKISCEAVSQVEQTNARIADLAQSASRIGEVVKMISAVAEQTNLLALNATIEAARAGEAGRGFAVVASEVKALAAQTAKATEEISEQIGQMQSATNQSVSAIQEIGGTIGRIAEISQAIAAAVEEQGATTQEISRNVQQAAQGATQVAGSITDVNRGATDTGAASTHVHGLARSLLAQSNHLKGEVEKFLSTVRAA
- the hpf gene encoding ribosome hibernation-promoting factor, HPF/YfiA family, encoding MTLRISGKSISVGEALRSRVSERTDEVLRKYFDGNYSGHITLSKDGFGFRTDCALHLDSGITLEADSNATDAYASADQALLMIEKRLRRYKSRLKDRSARKAYAASAALAEIDTPSLDAPSYVIEAPAEGDEEVTSYSPVIIAEATTSLKRLSVSEAVMELDLTGASCIVFQHGSSGRVNIIYRRTDGNVGWVDPPAVTP